The Calditrichota bacterium genome has a window encoding:
- a CDS encoding T9SS type A sorting domain-containing protein, with the protein MRKILILCILAVFVIAPFATAEQLPSRTREQMKVENPTMPDFTSRTGSCALTKFPGNIYGSFGGYPGDAYYQWLDPETDGDGNCSAPFYPFHVSSVDIALVIFGNNDADTAAQSTVSFNVNIRCPEDAASAGIPTQCKGPYGSVMGTGGMGSYSVTQFDYDSTDGIVIVNVPVDACVNGPFFVEVEFTGWDGVGTPPGIFWDIVAGPDCATWGYFDLGVGYCFLNNNTDYSCCGGATVGPWSLWANGDAGYDCAASVCEACVRTYPGDDDSDPIIIDSPSWSGTVDLCSFCSDYDQRVAIGAAGSFTGRGGDAVLRFTSIADPTCFLITLAPSESCTDFFRLRSWLLDSFGILDAGQPIYPGVGGFQRYNWSGNGDADDFGCWFPDTYTLYIDTRNCCCPVDVTFNGDNALAVEISSFAAIAGDGKVTLNWRTNAESDIDHYIIARNGEELAQVVGLGDSPTGHNYTFEDIHVENGEQYAYQLTAVAYDGTQFIYPQTQYATPQTGAGIVTEYALMQNYPNPFNPTTTIDYSVREAGSVELKVYSVDGREVATLVNGTVEAGHHTVEFDASGLASGMYLYKMTVNGFTATQKMVLMK; encoded by the coding sequence ATGCGTAAGATTTTGATATTGTGTATCTTGGCGGTCTTCGTGATCGCGCCGTTTGCTACGGCAGAGCAGCTCCCGAGCCGCACCCGTGAGCAAATGAAGGTTGAAAACCCGACGATGCCCGATTTCACAAGCCGTACAGGTAGCTGTGCGCTGACGAAATTCCCCGGCAACATCTATGGTAGCTTTGGTGGCTATCCCGGCGATGCCTACTATCAATGGCTCGATCCGGAAACCGACGGCGATGGCAATTGCAGCGCGCCGTTCTATCCGTTCCACGTTTCGTCCGTGGACATTGCTCTCGTGATTTTTGGTAACAACGACGCGGATACGGCTGCCCAAAGCACCGTGTCGTTCAACGTGAATATCCGTTGCCCGGAAGATGCCGCGAGCGCGGGTATCCCGACCCAGTGCAAGGGCCCGTACGGTTCCGTGATGGGTACCGGCGGTATGGGTTCCTATTCGGTGACTCAGTTTGACTATGACAGCACCGATGGCATCGTCATCGTGAACGTTCCGGTTGATGCTTGTGTCAACGGCCCCTTCTTCGTAGAAGTTGAATTCACCGGTTGGGACGGCGTTGGTACGCCTCCGGGTATCTTCTGGGATATCGTTGCCGGCCCCGACTGTGCAACGTGGGGTTACTTCGATCTGGGTGTTGGCTACTGCTTCCTGAACAACAACACCGACTATAGCTGCTGCGGCGGTGCGACGGTTGGTCCGTGGTCCCTCTGGGCCAACGGCGATGCTGGCTATGATTGTGCAGCCTCAGTTTGTGAAGCGTGTGTTCGCACTTATCCTGGTGACGACGACAGCGATCCGATCATCATCGACTCCCCGTCGTGGAGCGGCACGGTTGACCTGTGCTCGTTCTGCAGCGACTATGACCAGCGTGTGGCTATCGGCGCAGCCGGCTCCTTCACGGGCCGTGGCGGCGACGCGGTTCTCCGCTTCACGTCGATTGCTGATCCGACCTGCTTCTTGATCACGCTTGCTCCGTCGGAAAGCTGCACGGACTTCTTCCGTCTTCGTTCCTGGTTGCTGGACAGCTTCGGTATCCTCGATGCCGGTCAGCCCATTTATCCGGGCGTCGGCGGCTTCCAGCGTTACAACTGGTCGGGCAATGGCGATGCGGACGACTTCGGCTGCTGGTTCCCCGACACCTACACGCTCTACATCGACACGCGTAACTGCTGCTGCCCGGTGGACGTGACGTTCAACGGCGACAACGCGTTGGCCGTTGAGATCTCCAGCTTCGCCGCCATCGCTGGCGACGGCAAGGTCACGCTCAACTGGCGTACGAATGCCGAAAGCGACATTGATCATTACATCATCGCCCGTAACGGCGAAGAACTTGCTCAAGTCGTTGGTCTTGGCGACAGCCCGACGGGCCACAACTACACGTTCGAAGACATCCATGTCGAGAACGGCGAGCAGTATGCCTATCAGCTGACTGCCGTGGCCTATGACGGCACGCAGTTCATCTATCCGCAGACGCAGTATGCGACCCCGCAAACGGGCGCCGGTATCGTTACCGAGTACGCGTTGATGCAGAACTATCCCAACCCGTTCAACCCGACGACCACGATCGACTATTCCGTGCGCGAAGCCGGCAGCGTTGAGCTGAAGGTCTACAGTGTGGACGGACGTGAAGTCGCGACGTTGGTGAATGGCACGGTTGAAGCCGGCCACCACACCGTCGAATTTGATGCCTCCGGTCTTGCCAGCGGTATGTACCTCTACAAGATGACGGTCAACGGCTTCACCGCGACTCAGAAGATGGTGTTGATGAAGTAA
- a CDS encoding sugar ABC transporter permease, whose translation MLKKIILVTLLVVITVATLYPVLTVITVSLRPADRLLSTSLEIIPEDATFQNYVALFTEHPFGRWLFNSTIVAAAVTIFATALASTAGYAFSRFRFPGYKVGMSLLLITQMFPATMLLLPLFLMLAKLGLINSYIGLMVVYSATALPFTVWQMKGYYDTIPKELEEAAMLDGANRFKTFYLVILPLAAPALVITALFSFLTAWSEYVVAAQVLLTEEMYTLPIGLKQFQSSMSTEWGLYAAGSIVVSVPVILLFMKLSKWLVSGLTLGSVKG comes from the coding sequence ATGCTGAAGAAGATTATTCTGGTTACGCTTTTGGTCGTCATCACGGTGGCAACGCTCTATCCGGTGTTGACCGTGATTACGGTGTCGCTGCGTCCGGCAGACCGGCTGCTTTCGACGTCGCTTGAAATTATTCCGGAAGACGCGACATTTCAGAACTACGTCGCTCTCTTCACCGAGCATCCGTTCGGTCGGTGGCTGTTCAACAGCACGATTGTCGCCGCGGCGGTGACGATTTTCGCGACGGCGCTGGCCTCAACTGCGGGTTATGCGTTTTCAAGATTCCGGTTTCCCGGCTACAAAGTGGGTATGAGTCTGTTGCTGATTACGCAGATGTTTCCGGCGACGATGCTTTTGCTTCCGCTGTTCTTGATGCTTGCGAAACTTGGACTCATCAATTCTTATATCGGGTTGATGGTGGTCTATTCGGCGACGGCGCTGCCGTTCACTGTTTGGCAGATGAAAGGATATTACGACACCATTCCCAAAGAGCTGGAAGAGGCCGCGATGCTCGACGGCGCGAACAGGTTCAAGACATTCTATTTGGTGATATTGCCTCTGGCTGCTCCGGCGCTGGTGATTACGGCGCTGTTCAGCTTTTTGACGGCATGGAGCGAATATGTGGTCGCGGCGCAGGTGTTGCTGACCGAAGAGATGTACACACTGCCGATTGGACTGAAGCAATTCCAATCGAGTATGTCAACCGAGTGGGGACTGTACGCGGCGGGATCGATCGTCGTGAGCGTTCCAGTGATATTGTTGTTTATGAAATTGTCAAAATGGTTGGTTTCAGGACTGACATTGGGAAGCGTGAAGGGATAG
- the ugpC gene encoding sn-glycerol-3-phosphate ABC transporter ATP-binding protein UgpC, translated as MASIELRNLNKQFGNVKVLRDISFTVREDEFVVLVGPSGCGKSTILRSIAGLETPTSGEIWIGGKNITDVHPRDRDIAMVFQSYALYPHLTVYDNMAFGLKMRKASASDIDQRVKEAASFFELGDLLHRKPKELSGGQRQRVALGRAVVRNPSAFLFDEPLSNLDAKLRAHTRTEIARLHKRLKTAMVYVTHDQIEAMTLGERIVVLKDGTIQQIDTPLNVYRKPSNKFVAGFIGSPAMNFVQGARDGKAFRSGALRFDLPDILNATCPEKVTLGLRPEQISIGTIGNGKVGFDLNVDVVEPIGNELLVYGRVGEQELIVRCDPRTEVRTDSRLPVYFDPMAVHYFDTSSEESLVRD; from the coding sequence ATGGCAAGCATTGAACTGCGGAATCTGAACAAACAATTCGGCAACGTAAAAGTGCTCCGCGATATCAGCTTTACGGTGCGCGAAGACGAGTTTGTTGTGCTCGTTGGACCGTCGGGCTGCGGCAAGTCCACGATTTTGCGATCGATTGCAGGATTGGAGACGCCGACGTCCGGCGAAATCTGGATTGGCGGAAAAAATATCACCGACGTGCATCCGCGCGACCGCGATATCGCCATGGTGTTTCAGAGTTATGCGCTCTATCCGCATTTAACGGTTTACGACAACATGGCATTCGGGCTGAAAATGCGGAAGGCGTCGGCGTCCGACATTGATCAGCGCGTCAAAGAGGCGGCATCGTTCTTTGAATTGGGCGATCTTTTGCACCGCAAACCCAAAGAGCTTTCGGGCGGACAGCGTCAGCGTGTGGCGCTGGGACGCGCGGTCGTGCGCAATCCCTCGGCGTTTTTGTTTGACGAGCCGCTTTCAAATCTCGACGCAAAGCTGCGAGCACACACGAGAACCGAAATTGCAAGGCTGCACAAGCGTTTGAAGACGGCGATGGTCTATGTGACCCACGATCAGATTGAGGCGATGACGCTCGGTGAAAGAATCGTCGTGCTCAAAGACGGCACTATCCAGCAGATTGACACGCCGCTGAACGTGTACCGCAAACCGTCGAACAAGTTTGTGGCGGGTTTCATCGGATCGCCGGCAATGAACTTCGTGCAAGGCGCGCGGGACGGCAAAGCCTTTCGCAGCGGAGCTCTGCGGTTTGATCTGCCGGATATCCTGAACGCGACGTGTCCCGAAAAGGTCACGCTGGGTTTGCGCCCCGAGCAGATTTCGATTGGCACAATCGGCAACGGGAAAGTCGGATTCGATTTGAACGTCGACGTCGTGGAGCCGATCGGGAATGAGCTATTGGTATACGGCAGGGTCGGCGAGCAGGAACTTATCGTGCGCTGCGATCCACGCACCGAAGTGCGGACGGATTCCCGCTTGCCTGTGTATTTTGATCCGATGGCAGTACACTATTTTGACACTTCCAGTGAAGAGTCTCTCGTTCGCGACTAA
- a CDS encoding Ig-like domain-containing protein encodes MRTFRRMLVVALLCAAAAAYAVPSFTPIIDGVKDIGWGMTPDESSTSQALPTEFNLDGGLYVTDDAEWVYFGFDADNDPWADTKSVHVHIVLDVGSTAGGGLFAAWGASNVAYTLPFRPEYDLVTQWNTDDQNISFTGLNTWTINNWVQQPEITTDAGGGGQWTEIAIRKNQIGTPGMGTQLHISMWLRPTWDTQGGVACLPADAIFPSDNGAVAHPLSQQFAYTIQTAFGDQVAPRLLSAHQIDRRSVELLFNEPMNLQSLNNSSHYVPYGWPFTGFRYTTNLTAGIWNFSNFVDGTEYSVALTSGITDVAGNSIDTDYDSVAWTSPLYADVLFRVEDPGMTHDTIYVKGSFNFYREYDASWQGGNYLLYDDGTNGDVTAGDHVFSRRLELVPNGGTPEFEWGCVDEQDNWLVQGANQHFALTVPDGMTVTYVIPNPTTSDVTVTFRVDVECLLGVAITPDSVTVAGPFNGWSGTLMADGDMDNQYTVDVLFPAGSTIDQAFKFRYHVGGETFWENVADRPLTLDDQVSTMDVGNIFWDDWVCPPTEVTLATDGTDLTLRWNGPAFANFEVWSHTSSEDILVNGTILGTTDTHTWVTPVDLNAKYFLIRAYNPIP; translated from the coding sequence ATGAGAACTTTCCGCAGGATGTTAGTAGTGGCGCTGCTATGCGCCGCGGCGGCGGCATATGCCGTGCCGTCGTTTACTCCGATTATTGACGGAGTGAAAGACATCGGCTGGGGAATGACCCCCGATGAAAGCTCGACGTCGCAAGCACTTCCCACCGAGTTTAATCTCGACGGTGGATTGTATGTTACGGACGACGCCGAGTGGGTTTACTTCGGGTTTGACGCGGACAACGATCCGTGGGCGGATACCAAGAGCGTGCATGTTCACATTGTACTCGACGTTGGCAGCACGGCGGGCGGCGGTTTGTTCGCGGCGTGGGGCGCAAGCAACGTGGCCTACACCCTTCCGTTCCGTCCGGAGTACGACTTGGTGACTCAGTGGAACACGGACGACCAAAACATTTCGTTTACGGGTCTCAATACGTGGACGATCAACAACTGGGTGCAGCAGCCGGAAATCACGACGGACGCTGGCGGCGGCGGTCAGTGGACTGAGATTGCGATTCGAAAGAATCAGATCGGAACGCCCGGAATGGGCACTCAGCTGCACATCAGCATGTGGCTGCGTCCGACATGGGATACGCAGGGCGGCGTGGCTTGCTTGCCCGCCGACGCGATTTTCCCGAGTGACAACGGCGCCGTCGCGCACCCCCTGTCACAGCAGTTTGCCTACACGATTCAGACGGCGTTCGGCGACCAAGTTGCTCCGCGCTTGCTGTCCGCTCATCAGATTGACCGCCGCTCGGTGGAGCTTTTGTTCAATGAGCCGATGAATCTACAGTCGCTCAACAATTCTTCGCACTATGTTCCTTACGGCTGGCCATTCACCGGTTTCCGTTATACGACCAATTTGACTGCCGGAATCTGGAACTTCAGCAATTTCGTGGACGGCACGGAGTACAGTGTCGCGCTTACTTCGGGTATTACCGACGTGGCAGGAAATTCGATTGACACGGACTATGACTCCGTTGCGTGGACTTCCCCGCTCTATGCCGACGTGTTGTTCCGCGTGGAAGATCCGGGCATGACACATGACACAATTTACGTCAAAGGCTCGTTCAATTTCTATCGTGAATACGACGCGTCATGGCAAGGCGGCAACTACTTGCTGTACGACGACGGCACGAACGGCGACGTGACCGCCGGTGACCACGTGTTCTCGCGCAGGCTTGAGTTGGTTCCGAACGGCGGCACGCCTGAGTTCGAATGGGGTTGCGTTGACGAACAGGACAACTGGCTCGTTCAAGGCGCAAACCAGCATTTTGCGTTGACGGTTCCGGACGGCATGACCGTTACCTACGTGATTCCGAATCCGACGACCAGTGACGTGACTGTCACCTTCCGCGTAGACGTTGAGTGTTTGCTGGGCGTTGCCATCACCCCGGACAGCGTGACCGTGGCCGGTCCGTTCAACGGTTGGAGCGGCACATTGATGGCCGACGGCGACATGGATAACCAATACACAGTTGACGTGCTCTTCCCGGCTGGTTCCACGATTGATCAGGCTTTCAAATTCCGTTACCACGTCGGGGGCGAAACTTTCTGGGAAAACGTCGCGGACCGTCCGTTGACGTTGGATGACCAAGTGTCTACGATGGATGTCGGAAACATCTTCTGGGACGATTGGGTTTGCCCGCCGACGGAAGTTACCCTTGCAACAGACGGCACGGATTTGACTTTGCGTTGGAACGGCCCTGCCTTTGCAAACTTTGAAGTTTGGTCGCACACGTCTTCCGAAGACATTTTGGTAAACGGAACAATCTTGGGTACGACCGACACTCATACTTGGGTGACGCCGGTTGATTTGAATGCGAAGTACTTCCTGATTCGCGCATACAATCCGATCCCGTAA